In Streptococcus dysgalactiae subsp. dysgalactiae, the following are encoded in one genomic region:
- the rlmH gene encoding 23S rRNA (pseudouridine(1915)-N(3))-methyltransferase RlmH — MKVKLICVGKLKEKYLKDGISEYHKRLSRFCQFEVIELTDEKIPDKASDAENQMILAKEAQRIEKKVGQRDFVVVLAIEGKPFPSETFSQLISETTVKGYSDITFIIGGSLGLDSRIKKRANVLMSFGLLTLPHQLMRLVLIEQIYRAFMIAQGSPYHK, encoded by the coding sequence ATGAAAGTAAAACTTATATGTGTTGGAAAACTAAAAGAAAAATACCTTAAAGATGGAATTTCAGAATATCACAAAAGACTCTCTCGTTTTTGTCAATTTGAGGTCATTGAATTAACTGATGAAAAAATACCTGATAAAGCTAGTGATGCTGAGAACCAAATGATTTTGGCTAAGGAAGCTCAGCGGATTGAAAAGAAAGTTGGACAGCGTGATTTTGTAGTCGTATTAGCTATTGAAGGAAAGCCATTTCCTTCAGAAACGTTTAGTCAACTCATCTCAGAAACGACTGTTAAAGGATACTCAGATATTACGTTTATCATTGGAGGAAGTCTTGGACTTGATTCTAGAATTAAAAAAAGAGCCAATGTCTTAATGAGTTTTGGATTATTAACCCTACCCCATCAACTCATGCGTCTGGTTTTGATTGAGCAAATCTATCGCGCTTTTATGATAGCTCAAGGCAGCCCATATCATAAATAA
- a CDS encoding S1C family serine protease, whose product MPSMKHILKSLGILLIGFLGGLLAIFTFNATQQSSSTSHTSSATMSKMVFNNTTDTTKAVKVVQNAVVSVINYQADPSSSLSNPYTKLFGENPAREDKDSELTVFAQGSGVIYRKDSNHAYVVTNNHVIDGAKRIEILMADGTKVVGELIGADTYSDLAVVKISSDKIKTVAEFADSTKLNVGETAIAIGSPLGTQYANSVTKGIVSSLSRTVTLKNEDGETVSTNAIQTDAAINPGNSGGPLINIEGQVIGINSSKISSTPSGINGNSGAVEGISFAIPSNDVIKIIKQLETNGEVIRPALGISMVNLNDLSTNALSQINIPTSITGGIVVGSVQEGMPASGKLAQYDVITEIDGKAVNSISDLQSSLYGHDINDTIKVTFYRGTTKKKTDITLTKTTQDLTKKQ is encoded by the coding sequence ATGCCATCTATGAAACATATCTTAAAATCCTTAGGCATTTTACTCATTGGATTTTTAGGAGGATTGTTAGCAATTTTCACTTTTAATGCTACTCAACAGTCTTCCTCTACCTCACATACTAGTAGTGCGACGATGAGTAAGATGGTTTTTAATAATACTACTGACACAACAAAAGCGGTTAAAGTCGTCCAAAACGCAGTAGTATCAGTGATTAACTATCAAGCAGATCCTTCTTCATCTCTTTCTAATCCTTACACAAAACTCTTTGGAGAAAATCCAGCAAGAGAAGATAAAGATTCCGAATTAACAGTTTTTGCTCAAGGTTCTGGTGTCATTTATCGAAAAGATTCCAATCATGCCTATGTTGTGACTAATAATCATGTTATTGACGGCGCAAAACGAATTGAAATTCTTATGGCAGATGGAACTAAGGTAGTAGGAGAATTAATTGGTGCGGATACTTATTCTGACTTAGCTGTAGTTAAAATTTCTTCAGATAAGATTAAAACAGTAGCTGAATTTGCAGATTCTACTAAACTTAATGTTGGAGAAACTGCTATTGCTATTGGTAGTCCACTGGGAACTCAATACGCAAACTCAGTTACGAAAGGAATTGTATCGAGCCTAAGTCGTACCGTTACCTTAAAAAACGAAGATGGAGAAACTGTTTCAACAAATGCTATCCAAACAGATGCTGCTATTAACCCCGGAAATTCTGGGGGACCACTAATTAATATAGAAGGACAGGTTATCGGTATTAATTCAAGTAAGATTTCTTCTACTCCATCTGGTATTAATGGGAATAGTGGAGCTGTCGAAGGAATTAGCTTTGCTATTCCATCTAATGATGTCATTAAAATCATTAAGCAATTAGAAACCAACGGTGAAGTCATACGACCTGCTCTTGGTATCTCTATGGTTAACCTAAATGATTTATCAACTAATGCTCTTAGTCAAATTAATATCCCAACTAGTATCACTGGCGGCATTGTGGTTGGTTCTGTTCAAGAGGGAATGCCAGCAAGTGGTAAACTTGCCCAGTACGATGTCATTACAGAAATTGATGGGAAAGCTGTTAATTCAATAAGTGATCTTCAAAGTAGTCTATATGGCCATGACATTAACGATACCATCAAGGTAACCTTTTATAGAGGGACAACCAAGAAAAAAACAGATATTACCTTAACTAAAACAACTCAGGATTTGACCAAAAAGCAGTAA